In a single window of the Acetivibrio clariflavus DSM 19732 genome:
- the flgK gene encoding flagellar hook-associated protein FlgK, protein MAIGFASFEIARSGMSVSERALEVTGHNISNVNTKGYARQQAISVTSSYYNTQGYQIGLGATIQNIRQIRHQFLDNIYRRENTSLGYWETRNKTLEDIQYILGDPMERGLQEVMNQFWDAWQELSKDPSSLTVRALVVQRGEALVDQINHIGKQIDKLQDDLNQELKVRIDELNSITRQIAALNTEILKCEINGDNANDYRDQRNALVDRLSKLANIEVNEMQDGQLDITIGGYVLVTKDKQTSLVAETSSKSGLFYIPKIMGTEIEVPIKSGIIKGIMESRGEVMGIRGSIENGTPNTKADITFVVDISDSNKDNLSKVQDSIETYINELKRRGLDYNLRLVTYSGSAVSSYSFSNAEDFRDAVKSLTPTSDTGGDFGAVVSYLESIGDFSPETNKYAVVFSGGDLGVSESTADDYVSALKDKSIKMSIVTDSSYYNAGTAAGIAGWNVISDGTSGSLFDINSADFEALMTDISNSINSDINKEISMVEESSSILSDLRKRINALVNVLVREVNYLHTSGKTLGPPSVPGEDFFVAINPDYPLEMGNIKLNDKIILNLSNIVASKSGASGDNTIALAIANLRGNKCLSDAKGILSIDEYYQLIILDVGNRGSEAAGISESQRKLVNYADSQRQAIMGVSMDEEVSNMLKYKFSYTAASRALNVIDEMIDTIISRMGLVGR, encoded by the coding sequence ATGGCAATAGGTTTCGCCAGCTTTGAAATTGCAAGATCGGGTATGTCTGTAAGTGAACGCGCTCTGGAAGTAACGGGACATAATATTTCCAATGTCAATACAAAGGGTTATGCTAGGCAACAGGCGATATCTGTAACAAGTTCCTACTATAATACACAGGGATATCAGATTGGCCTTGGTGCTACTATTCAAAATATAAGGCAAATTAGACATCAGTTCTTGGATAATATTTATAGAAGAGAAAATACGTCATTGGGTTATTGGGAAACACGGAATAAGACTTTGGAGGATATACAGTATATACTTGGAGACCCAATGGAGCGAGGACTTCAGGAAGTTATGAATCAGTTCTGGGATGCCTGGCAGGAATTATCAAAAGATCCTAGCAGTCTTACTGTAAGGGCATTGGTTGTACAGAGAGGAGAAGCTCTTGTCGATCAAATTAATCATATAGGTAAACAGATTGATAAACTGCAGGATGATCTTAATCAGGAACTAAAAGTTAGAATAGATGAGTTGAATAGCATTACCAGGCAAATAGCAGCATTGAACACTGAAATACTTAAGTGTGAAATAAACGGAGATAATGCAAATGACTATCGTGACCAAAGGAATGCACTTGTAGATCGATTGTCTAAACTGGCGAATATTGAAGTCAACGAGATGCAGGATGGCCAGTTGGATATTACAATAGGTGGATATGTTTTGGTTACAAAAGATAAGCAAACTAGTTTAGTTGCCGAAACAAGCAGTAAATCCGGTTTGTTTTATATCCCTAAGATTATGGGTACGGAAATTGAGGTGCCGATAAAGAGTGGAATTATAAAGGGGATAATGGAATCCAGAGGAGAAGTAATGGGTATTAGAGGAAGCATAGAAAACGGTACTCCAAATACTAAAGCTGATATTACTTTTGTGGTGGATATATCTGATTCAAATAAAGATAATCTCAGCAAGGTCCAGGACTCTATAGAGACATATATTAATGAATTAAAGAGAAGAGGATTAGATTATAATCTTCGTCTTGTAACCTATTCCGGCAGTGCAGTTTCCAGCTACAGTTTCAGTAATGCAGAAGATTTTAGGGATGCAGTTAAGTCCCTTACTCCAACATCTGATACGGGAGGCGATTTCGGTGCTGTTGTATCGTACTTAGAGTCAATTGGCGATTTTAGCCCGGAAACCAATAAATATGCAGTTGTGTTTTCTGGAGGAGATTTGGGTGTCTCAGAGTCAACGGCTGATGATTATGTATCTGCATTAAAGGATAAAAGCATAAAAATGTCAATTGTGACAGACAGTTCGTATTACAATGCCGGTACAGCAGCGGGAATTGCCGGATGGAATGTAATTAGCGACGGGACTTCAGGAAGTCTGTTTGATATAAATTCAGCAGATTTTGAAGCTCTTATGACTGATATAAGCAATAGTATAAATAGTGATATAAATAAAGAAATTAGTATGGTAGAGGAATCTTCAAGCATACTTTCCGATTTGAGAAAAAGGATAAATGCCCTTGTAAATGTATTGGTAAGGGAAGTAAATTATTTACATACCAGCGGAAAAACTCTTGGTCCTCCATCAGTTCCCGGAGAAGATTTTTTTGTAGCCATTAATCCTGATTATCCTTTAGAAATGGGAAATATAAAATTAAATGACAAAATCATTTTAAATTTAAGCAACATTGTTGCCTCCAAAAGCGGAGCAAGCGGTGATAACACTATTGCTTTGGCTATAGCAAACTTGAGAGGTAATAAATGTCTTAGTGATGCGAAAGGTATATTGAGTATTGATGAATATTACCAGTTAATTATTCTTGATGTTGGTAATAGAGGATCTGAAGCGGCAGGTATAAGTGAAAGCCAGCGGAAACTGGTGAATTACGCTGATTCTCAAAGGCAGGCCATTATGGGAGTATCCATGGATGAAGAGGTATCAAATATGCTTAAATACAAATTTTCCTATACTGCAGCATCCAGAGCATTGAATGTTATTGATGAGATGATAGATACAATTATATCCAGAATGGGATTAGTAGGCAGGTGA
- a CDS encoding flagellar protein FlgN, which yields MNSRNIDELISILEREIGIYEELLKISRDKTDVIVKGKTAELDNITKVEQTFVLDIGKLEALREKAVNHLVNDIGMNNTVSDITISELAKYLDNENAQRLENCKNNLLNIINEIKNVNDLNSKLIQNSIDYINFSINLLSSIPEANNNYSKSGNTNEGIQKTYFDVKL from the coding sequence ATGAACAGCCGGAACATAGATGAGTTAATTAGTATTCTAGAGCGTGAAATCGGAATTTACGAGGAATTATTAAAAATATCCAGGGACAAAACCGATGTAATAGTAAAGGGAAAGACAGCTGAACTTGATAATATCACAAAAGTGGAGCAGACTTTTGTTTTAGATATAGGAAAACTGGAAGCCTTGAGAGAAAAGGCTGTTAACCATTTAGTAAATGATATTGGTATGAATAATACTGTTTCAGACATAACTATATCCGAACTTGCTAAATATCTTGACAACGAAAACGCGCAAAGACTGGAAAATTGTAAAAACAATCTATTGAATATTATTAACGAAATAAAAAACGTCAATGATTTGAACTCAAAACTCATTCAAAACTCCATTGATTATATAAATTTTTCGATAAATCTTTTGTCAAGCATACCGGAAGCAAATAACAATTACAGCAAATCTGGAAATACAAATGAAGGAATTCAGAAGACTTATTTTGATGTGAAACTATAA
- the flgM gene encoding flagellar biosynthesis anti-sigma factor FlgM codes for MKIWGEIPKVSGIYSSQKSVGKVDKVDSVSSKKDVVSISNEAKDIQTVMKALKNTPDIRSELVERLREKYEAGEYQVKETDIADKILKSITEKNT; via the coding sequence ATGAAAATTTGGGGGGAAATCCCGAAAGTCTCGGGGATCTACAGCAGTCAGAAGAGCGTAGGGAAGGTGGATAAAGTAGACTCTGTAAGCTCTAAGAAAGATGTAGTATCAATATCGAATGAGGCCAAAGATATTCAAACGGTAATGAAGGCACTAAAAAATACCCCGGACATAAGAAGTGAACTGGTAGAGAGGTTGAGAGAGAAATACGAAGCCGGTGAGTATCAGGTAAAAGAGACAGACATAGCCGACAAAATTTTGAAGTCGATTACGGAAAAAAATACTTAA
- a CDS encoding MerR family transcriptional regulator — translation MPDIRNCRRCNKLFNYLSGLPICPDCKQQDEVNFKRVKEYLYEHPGASLYDVSKDLEISVQQIKTYLKEGRLEIVGESGNMFLECEKCGKSISTGRFCKECANEFTNDIKSVVNQMSTSGTNETTEKRARGMRYLTKDDV, via the coding sequence ATGCCTGATATAAGAAACTGTAGAAGGTGCAATAAGTTATTCAATTATCTTAGCGGTCTTCCCATATGTCCTGATTGTAAACAACAGGATGAAGTTAATTTTAAACGAGTAAAGGAATACCTTTATGAGCATCCAGGAGCTTCTTTGTATGATGTGTCGAAAGACCTTGAAATCAGTGTACAGCAAATAAAAACGTACTTGAAAGAAGGTCGTTTAGAGATAGTTGGAGAAAGCGGAAATATGTTTTTGGAGTGCGAAAAGTGTGGAAAGTCCATATCAACAGGGCGTTTTTGTAAAGAGTGTGCCAATGAGTTTACTAATGATATTAAATCAGTAGTAAACCAAATGAGTACTTCGGGAACTAATGAAACTACCGAAAAAAGAGCAAGAGGAATGAGATATCTTACTAAAGATGATGTGTGA
- a CDS encoding ComF family protein, with translation MLERILDLVFPPKCIFCNKILNYGTGICICESCSLNIPYFSEKNLNLIKSNSYFDDIICVCEYSGIIKEALIKYKFFNKPSFGRTFARLIYNRIKEMPDWEEIDLIISVPLHRKKEQIRGYNQSYLIAKQLGKLLGIEVSKNILIRTKNTDSQSLLNRVERLRNVKDAFLVTDVNAIKGKSILVVDDIFTTGSTLNECCRVLKDAGARRITATVIATGRKF, from the coding sequence ATGTTAGAACGCATTCTTGACCTTGTATTTCCGCCTAAATGTATATTTTGCAATAAAATATTGAATTACGGTACAGGTATCTGTATTTGTGAGAGCTGCAGCTTAAATATACCTTACTTTAGCGAAAAAAATTTAAACCTTATTAAATCAAACAGCTATTTTGACGATATTATATGTGTATGTGAGTATTCCGGAATTATAAAGGAAGCTTTGATTAAATATAAATTTTTTAACAAGCCTTCCTTTGGAAGAACCTTTGCCAGGCTTATTTATAATCGTATTAAAGAAATGCCTGATTGGGAAGAAATCGATTTAATAATAAGTGTACCCCTTCATCGAAAGAAAGAGCAAATAAGAGGGTATAATCAGTCGTACTTGATTGCTAAACAATTGGGTAAATTACTTGGAATTGAAGTAAGTAAGAATATACTTATCAGGACAAAAAATACTGACAGCCAGAGTCTTCTAAACAGAGTTGAAAGACTTAGAAATGTCAAAGATGCTTTTTTGGTAACAGATGTAAACGCAATCAAAGGCAAATCTATACTTGTTGTGGATGACATTTTTACGACCGGATCAACTCTTAATGAATGCTGCAGAGTTTTAAAGGATGCAGGTGCACGTCGAATAACAGCAACTGTAATAGCTACCGGGAGAAAGTTTTAG
- a CDS encoding mechanosensitive ion channel family protein yields MQGYLENFIHTILIPGISKIFIAAVVLIVGIIAIRWGIKKIKLLVYKSKMDASLKPFLVSLIDALLKVFLAVTVVSILGVETSSFVAVLASAGLAVGLALQGSLSNIAGGVLILTTKPFAVGDYIEVSGQSGTVQAIKIFQTEIVTPDNKVIFIPNGSLANSVIVNYSKKPTRRVDMKFGVSYEANSCEVIEVIKDVINKQPLVLKEPEPLVRMAEHGDNAVIYIARVWVNSKDYWEVYYNIIEEIKKRFDENNISIPYPQIDVHLKNK; encoded by the coding sequence ATGCAAGGATATCTTGAAAATTTTATACATACAATACTTATACCGGGGATTAGTAAAATATTTATTGCGGCTGTAGTTTTGATAGTCGGTATTATAGCTATCCGATGGGGAATTAAAAAAATAAAACTTTTGGTTTATAAATCCAAAATGGATGCAAGTTTAAAGCCTTTTCTGGTTTCGCTAATTGATGCTTTGCTGAAAGTATTTCTAGCTGTGACTGTTGTAAGTATTTTGGGAGTGGAAACTTCTTCTTTTGTAGCAGTATTGGCATCGGCTGGGCTGGCCGTTGGACTTGCACTTCAGGGGTCATTATCCAATATTGCTGGAGGGGTTTTAATTTTGACAACAAAGCCTTTTGCTGTAGGCGACTATATTGAGGTAAGCGGGCAGTCAGGAACTGTCCAGGCAATAAAGATTTTTCAAACTGAAATTGTTACTCCCGACAATAAAGTTATATTTATTCCTAATGGCAGTTTGGCTAATTCGGTTATAGTAAATTATTCCAAGAAGCCTACAAGAAGGGTTGATATGAAATTCGGAGTGTCTTATGAGGCAAACAGTTGTGAAGTAATAGAGGTTATAAAGGATGTAATAAACAAGCAACCTCTTGTACTAAAAGAACCGGAACCTCTTGTAAGAATGGCGGAACATGGAGATAATGCAGTAATTTATATTGCAAGGGTATGGGTTAATTCCAAGGACTATTGGGAGGTCTATTATAATATTATCGAAGAGATTAAGAAACGCTTTGATGAAAATAATATATCAATTCCGTATCCTCAAATTGATGTTCATTTAAAAAATAAGTAA
- a CDS encoding cyclic lactone autoinducer peptide has translation MKGKVLGVISAVLVIVSMVSASTASWLIFYQPKAPKALHK, from the coding sequence ATGAAAGGAAAGGTTTTGGGAGTAATTTCAGCTGTTCTGGTAATTGTATCGATGGTGTCTGCAAGTACTGCAAGCTGGTTGATTTTTTATCAACCTAAAGCACCTAAAGCCCTACATAAATAA